A genomic window from Lotus japonicus ecotype B-129 chromosome 1, LjGifu_v1.2 includes:
- the LOC130717608 gene encoding F-box/LRR-repeat protein At5g63520-like isoform X1 translates to MGVSLLNEDLLHNILTRLPALSFASATCVSKTWNSVSNRILSRPKLSSALSLNPSPNDAVNEVLHKILSEPIRPHFAIVNLAVGFGASKILWLVTKTLGSDIPVIVSVTNGIMGRDALTGEFKEVKWDADALISAIVDEGIVLTVGYLPGLKVEAIPLQRPAKVELGEPGNHATHTCVFYFLWFDVTLSSTSLVLIAVEGGRCDDDAVSCAVRGEGHKKTPQEPWIDNFVMDIKEYSASVSSCQFPVGIMLFGEATSDMELLLKKLDYAMPMDTFIVGNERGSVVYRSGNDYRSICDNTKDIEAVALVFAQDKDRSSGSIRFHIAFSNGVSTVGARYKADSVQTNFDVCSTRLMARREGQQELLDGQSILLELKNSLPKLQQMENHIQRPEFLIRVIKHRKFSIGAEKPMPRKSIAYHGVLGVDEEYLYVDGIGIKKGDIFQFYHSDPNAALVSLTVVHDVLNNIKMGKNSRRFMGDGDNSINVFGGFIFACYGRGESFFGRHDVDSSPFLENFPGVPLGGIFCCGEIVRPCTPLIGQHQGAGPISFCLHTYGTVYLVMSYAPPSVEQ, encoded by the exons ATGGGCGTGAGTTTGCTGAACGAGGACCTTCTTCACAACATTCTAACCAGGCTTCCTGCCCTATCGTTCGCTTCAGCAACTTGCGTTAGCAAAACGTGGAACTCTGTCTCCAATCGCATCCTTTCTCGTCCCAAGCTCTCCTCTGCGCTTTCTCTCAACCCTTCACCCAAC GATGCAGTGAATGAGGTTCTTCACAAGATTCTGTCCGAGCCCATCCGACCTCATTTTGCTATTGTCAATCTTGCAGTTGGATTCGGAGCGTCCAAGATTCTGTGGCTT GTTACAAAGACATTGGGTTCCGATATTCCAGTTATTGTCTCCGTGACAAATGGTATTATGGGAAGGGATGCTCTTACGGGTGAATTTAAAGAG GTCAAGTGGGATGCCGATGCGCTTATAAGTGCCATTGTAGATGAGGGCATAGTGTTGACTGTTGGCTACTTGCCAGGATTAAAAGTTGAAGCTATACCATTGCAAAGACCAGCCAAG GTTGAGCTGGGCGAACCTGGGAACCATGCAACTCACACCTGTGTTTTTTATTTCCTTTGGTTTGATGTCACATTGAGTTCGACTTCTTTGGTTTTGATAGCTGTGGAAGGGGGGAGGTGTGATGACGATGCAGTTTCTTGTGCAGTCAGGGGAGAGGGTCACAAGAAG ACACCTCAAGAACCATGGATTGACAATTTTGTGATGGATATCAAGGAATATTCTGCCTCTGTCTCCAGTTGCCAATTCCCTGTTGGGATTATGCTGTTCGGA GAAGCAACCTCTGACATGGAACTGCTTCTGAAGAAATTGG ACTATGCCATGCCGATGGACACATTCATTGTGGGTAATGAGCGAGGCTCCGTTGTATACAGAAGTGGAAATGATTATAGGAGCATCTGTGATAATACAAAGGACATAGAAGCTGTTGCTCTTGTATTTGCTCAAGACAAAGACAGGTCTTCTG GAAGTATTAGATTTCATATTGCATTCTCAAACGGTGTTTCAACTGTGGGTGCTAGATACAAGGCAGATTCAGTTCAAACAAACTTCGATGTATGTTCTACAAGGCTAATGGCTAGGCGGGAAGGGCAGCAGGAACTTCTTGATGGTCAGAGTATTCTACTTGAGCTTAAAAATTCG CTTCCGAAATTGCAGCAGATGGAGAATCACATCCAGAGACCAGAGTTCCTCATTCGGGTAATTAAACATAGGAAGTTCTCCATTGGAGCAGAGAAGCCAATGCCAAGAAAGTCTATTGCATATCATGGAGTTTTAGG AGTTGATGAAGAGTATCTATATGTTGATGGAATTGGCATAAAAAAAGGAGATATCTTTCAGTTCTACCATTCAGATCCTAATGCAGCGTTAGTGTCATTAACGGTGGTCCATGATGTGCTCAACAATATTAAGATGGGAAAAAATTCCAGGAGGTTCATGGGTGATGGAGACAACAGCATTAATGTTTTCGGCGGTTTTATTTTTGCTTGCTATGGCCGTGGTGAATCATTCTTTGGACGTCATGATGTGGATAGCTCCCCATTCTTGGAGAATTTCCCAGGAGTGCCATTGGGTGGCATATTTTGTTGTGGTGAAATAGTTCGTCCTTGTACCCCTTTGATTGGCCAGCATCAAGGAGCAGGCCCCATTAGTTTCTGTTTGCATACTTATGGCACTGTCTATTTAGTGATGTCATATGCTCCTCCCTCTGTGGAACAATAG
- the LOC130717608 gene encoding F-box/LRR-repeat protein At5g63520-like isoform X2 produces the protein MGVSLLNEDLLHNILTRLPALSFASATCVSKTWNSVSNRILSRPKLSSALSLNPSPNDAVNEVLHKILSEPIRPHFAIVNLAVGFGASKILWLVTKTLGSDIPVIVSVTNGIMGRDALTGEFKEVKWDADALISAIVDEGIVLTVGYLPGLKVEAIPLQRPAKVELGEPGNHATHTCVFYFLWFDVTLSSTSLVLIAVEGGRCDDDAVSCAVRGEGHKKTPQEPWIDNFVMDIKEYSASVSSCQFPVGIMLFGEATSDMELLLKKLDYAMPMDTFIVGNERGSVVYRSGNDYRSICDNTKDIEAVALVFAQDKDRSSGSIRFHIAFSNGVSTVGARYKADSVQTNFDVCSTRLMARREGQQELLDGQSILLELKNSMENHIQRPEFLIRVIKHRKFSIGAEKPMPRKSIAYHGVLGVDEEYLYVDGIGIKKGDIFQFYHSDPNAALVSLTVVHDVLNNIKMGKNSRRFMGDGDNSINVFGGFIFACYGRGESFFGRHDVDSSPFLENFPGVPLGGIFCCGEIVRPCTPLIGQHQGAGPISFCLHTYGTVYLVMSYAPPSVEQ, from the exons ATGGGCGTGAGTTTGCTGAACGAGGACCTTCTTCACAACATTCTAACCAGGCTTCCTGCCCTATCGTTCGCTTCAGCAACTTGCGTTAGCAAAACGTGGAACTCTGTCTCCAATCGCATCCTTTCTCGTCCCAAGCTCTCCTCTGCGCTTTCTCTCAACCCTTCACCCAAC GATGCAGTGAATGAGGTTCTTCACAAGATTCTGTCCGAGCCCATCCGACCTCATTTTGCTATTGTCAATCTTGCAGTTGGATTCGGAGCGTCCAAGATTCTGTGGCTT GTTACAAAGACATTGGGTTCCGATATTCCAGTTATTGTCTCCGTGACAAATGGTATTATGGGAAGGGATGCTCTTACGGGTGAATTTAAAGAG GTCAAGTGGGATGCCGATGCGCTTATAAGTGCCATTGTAGATGAGGGCATAGTGTTGACTGTTGGCTACTTGCCAGGATTAAAAGTTGAAGCTATACCATTGCAAAGACCAGCCAAG GTTGAGCTGGGCGAACCTGGGAACCATGCAACTCACACCTGTGTTTTTTATTTCCTTTGGTTTGATGTCACATTGAGTTCGACTTCTTTGGTTTTGATAGCTGTGGAAGGGGGGAGGTGTGATGACGATGCAGTTTCTTGTGCAGTCAGGGGAGAGGGTCACAAGAAG ACACCTCAAGAACCATGGATTGACAATTTTGTGATGGATATCAAGGAATATTCTGCCTCTGTCTCCAGTTGCCAATTCCCTGTTGGGATTATGCTGTTCGGA GAAGCAACCTCTGACATGGAACTGCTTCTGAAGAAATTGG ACTATGCCATGCCGATGGACACATTCATTGTGGGTAATGAGCGAGGCTCCGTTGTATACAGAAGTGGAAATGATTATAGGAGCATCTGTGATAATACAAAGGACATAGAAGCTGTTGCTCTTGTATTTGCTCAAGACAAAGACAGGTCTTCTG GAAGTATTAGATTTCATATTGCATTCTCAAACGGTGTTTCAACTGTGGGTGCTAGATACAAGGCAGATTCAGTTCAAACAAACTTCGATGTATGTTCTACAAGGCTAATGGCTAGGCGGGAAGGGCAGCAGGAACTTCTTGATGGTCAGAGTATTCTACTTGAGCTTAAAAATTCG ATGGAGAATCACATCCAGAGACCAGAGTTCCTCATTCGGGTAATTAAACATAGGAAGTTCTCCATTGGAGCAGAGAAGCCAATGCCAAGAAAGTCTATTGCATATCATGGAGTTTTAGG AGTTGATGAAGAGTATCTATATGTTGATGGAATTGGCATAAAAAAAGGAGATATCTTTCAGTTCTACCATTCAGATCCTAATGCAGCGTTAGTGTCATTAACGGTGGTCCATGATGTGCTCAACAATATTAAGATGGGAAAAAATTCCAGGAGGTTCATGGGTGATGGAGACAACAGCATTAATGTTTTCGGCGGTTTTATTTTTGCTTGCTATGGCCGTGGTGAATCATTCTTTGGACGTCATGATGTGGATAGCTCCCCATTCTTGGAGAATTTCCCAGGAGTGCCATTGGGTGGCATATTTTGTTGTGGTGAAATAGTTCGTCCTTGTACCCCTTTGATTGGCCAGCATCAAGGAGCAGGCCCCATTAGTTTCTGTTTGCATACTTATGGCACTGTCTATTTAGTGATGTCATATGCTCCTCCCTCTGTGGAACAATAG
- the LOC130717608 gene encoding F-box/LRR-repeat protein At5g63520-like isoform X5 has product MGVSLLNEDLLHNILTRLPALSFASATCVSKTWNSVSNRILSRPKLSSALSLNPSPNDAVNEVLHKILSEPIRPHFAIVNLAVGFGASKILWLVTKTLGSDIPVIVSVTNGIMGRDALTGEFKEVKWDADALISAIVDEGIVLTVGYLPGLKVEAIPLQRPAKTPQEPWIDNFVMDIKEYSASVSSCQFPVGIMLFGEATSDMELLLKKLDYAMPMDTFIVGNERGSVVYRSGNDYRSICDNTKDIEAVALVFAQDKDRSSGSIRFHIAFSNGVSTVGARYKADSVQTNFDVCSTRLMARREGQQELLDGQSILLELKNSMENHIQRPEFLIRVIKHRKFSIGAEKPMPRKSIAYHGVLGVDEEYLYVDGIGIKKGDIFQFYHSDPNAALVSLTVVHDVLNNIKMGKNSRRFMGDGDNSINVFGGFIFACYGRGESFFGRHDVDSSPFLENFPGVPLGGIFCCGEIVRPCTPLIGQHQGAGPISFCLHTYGTVYLVMSYAPPSVEQ; this is encoded by the exons ATGGGCGTGAGTTTGCTGAACGAGGACCTTCTTCACAACATTCTAACCAGGCTTCCTGCCCTATCGTTCGCTTCAGCAACTTGCGTTAGCAAAACGTGGAACTCTGTCTCCAATCGCATCCTTTCTCGTCCCAAGCTCTCCTCTGCGCTTTCTCTCAACCCTTCACCCAAC GATGCAGTGAATGAGGTTCTTCACAAGATTCTGTCCGAGCCCATCCGACCTCATTTTGCTATTGTCAATCTTGCAGTTGGATTCGGAGCGTCCAAGATTCTGTGGCTT GTTACAAAGACATTGGGTTCCGATATTCCAGTTATTGTCTCCGTGACAAATGGTATTATGGGAAGGGATGCTCTTACGGGTGAATTTAAAGAG GTCAAGTGGGATGCCGATGCGCTTATAAGTGCCATTGTAGATGAGGGCATAGTGTTGACTGTTGGCTACTTGCCAGGATTAAAAGTTGAAGCTATACCATTGCAAAGACCAGCCAAG ACACCTCAAGAACCATGGATTGACAATTTTGTGATGGATATCAAGGAATATTCTGCCTCTGTCTCCAGTTGCCAATTCCCTGTTGGGATTATGCTGTTCGGA GAAGCAACCTCTGACATGGAACTGCTTCTGAAGAAATTGG ACTATGCCATGCCGATGGACACATTCATTGTGGGTAATGAGCGAGGCTCCGTTGTATACAGAAGTGGAAATGATTATAGGAGCATCTGTGATAATACAAAGGACATAGAAGCTGTTGCTCTTGTATTTGCTCAAGACAAAGACAGGTCTTCTG GAAGTATTAGATTTCATATTGCATTCTCAAACGGTGTTTCAACTGTGGGTGCTAGATACAAGGCAGATTCAGTTCAAACAAACTTCGATGTATGTTCTACAAGGCTAATGGCTAGGCGGGAAGGGCAGCAGGAACTTCTTGATGGTCAGAGTATTCTACTTGAGCTTAAAAATTCG ATGGAGAATCACATCCAGAGACCAGAGTTCCTCATTCGGGTAATTAAACATAGGAAGTTCTCCATTGGAGCAGAGAAGCCAATGCCAAGAAAGTCTATTGCATATCATGGAGTTTTAGG AGTTGATGAAGAGTATCTATATGTTGATGGAATTGGCATAAAAAAAGGAGATATCTTTCAGTTCTACCATTCAGATCCTAATGCAGCGTTAGTGTCATTAACGGTGGTCCATGATGTGCTCAACAATATTAAGATGGGAAAAAATTCCAGGAGGTTCATGGGTGATGGAGACAACAGCATTAATGTTTTCGGCGGTTTTATTTTTGCTTGCTATGGCCGTGGTGAATCATTCTTTGGACGTCATGATGTGGATAGCTCCCCATTCTTGGAGAATTTCCCAGGAGTGCCATTGGGTGGCATATTTTGTTGTGGTGAAATAGTTCGTCCTTGTACCCCTTTGATTGGCCAGCATCAAGGAGCAGGCCCCATTAGTTTCTGTTTGCATACTTATGGCACTGTCTATTTAGTGATGTCATATGCTCCTCCCTCTGTGGAACAATAG
- the LOC130717608 gene encoding F-box/LRR-repeat protein At5g63520-like isoform X4 encodes MGVSLLNEDLLHNILTRLPALSFASATCVSKTWNSVSNRILSRPKLSSALSLNPSPNDAVNEVLHKILSEPIRPHFAIVNLAVGFGASKILWLVTKTLGSDIPVIVSVTNGIMGRDALTGEFKEVKWDADALISAIVDEGIVLTVGYLPGLKVEAIPLQRPAKTPQEPWIDNFVMDIKEYSASVSSCQFPVGIMLFGEATSDMELLLKKLDYAMPMDTFIVGNERGSVVYRSGNDYRSICDNTKDIEAVALVFAQDKDRSSGSIRFHIAFSNGVSTVGARYKADSVQTNFDVCSTRLMARREGQQELLDGQSILLELKNSLPKLQQMENHIQRPEFLIRVIKHRKFSIGAEKPMPRKSIAYHGVLGVDEEYLYVDGIGIKKGDIFQFYHSDPNAALVSLTVVHDVLNNIKMGKNSRRFMGDGDNSINVFGGFIFACYGRGESFFGRHDVDSSPFLENFPGVPLGGIFCCGEIVRPCTPLIGQHQGAGPISFCLHTYGTVYLVMSYAPPSVEQ; translated from the exons ATGGGCGTGAGTTTGCTGAACGAGGACCTTCTTCACAACATTCTAACCAGGCTTCCTGCCCTATCGTTCGCTTCAGCAACTTGCGTTAGCAAAACGTGGAACTCTGTCTCCAATCGCATCCTTTCTCGTCCCAAGCTCTCCTCTGCGCTTTCTCTCAACCCTTCACCCAAC GATGCAGTGAATGAGGTTCTTCACAAGATTCTGTCCGAGCCCATCCGACCTCATTTTGCTATTGTCAATCTTGCAGTTGGATTCGGAGCGTCCAAGATTCTGTGGCTT GTTACAAAGACATTGGGTTCCGATATTCCAGTTATTGTCTCCGTGACAAATGGTATTATGGGAAGGGATGCTCTTACGGGTGAATTTAAAGAG GTCAAGTGGGATGCCGATGCGCTTATAAGTGCCATTGTAGATGAGGGCATAGTGTTGACTGTTGGCTACTTGCCAGGATTAAAAGTTGAAGCTATACCATTGCAAAGACCAGCCAAG ACACCTCAAGAACCATGGATTGACAATTTTGTGATGGATATCAAGGAATATTCTGCCTCTGTCTCCAGTTGCCAATTCCCTGTTGGGATTATGCTGTTCGGA GAAGCAACCTCTGACATGGAACTGCTTCTGAAGAAATTGG ACTATGCCATGCCGATGGACACATTCATTGTGGGTAATGAGCGAGGCTCCGTTGTATACAGAAGTGGAAATGATTATAGGAGCATCTGTGATAATACAAAGGACATAGAAGCTGTTGCTCTTGTATTTGCTCAAGACAAAGACAGGTCTTCTG GAAGTATTAGATTTCATATTGCATTCTCAAACGGTGTTTCAACTGTGGGTGCTAGATACAAGGCAGATTCAGTTCAAACAAACTTCGATGTATGTTCTACAAGGCTAATGGCTAGGCGGGAAGGGCAGCAGGAACTTCTTGATGGTCAGAGTATTCTACTTGAGCTTAAAAATTCG CTTCCGAAATTGCAGCAGATGGAGAATCACATCCAGAGACCAGAGTTCCTCATTCGGGTAATTAAACATAGGAAGTTCTCCATTGGAGCAGAGAAGCCAATGCCAAGAAAGTCTATTGCATATCATGGAGTTTTAGG AGTTGATGAAGAGTATCTATATGTTGATGGAATTGGCATAAAAAAAGGAGATATCTTTCAGTTCTACCATTCAGATCCTAATGCAGCGTTAGTGTCATTAACGGTGGTCCATGATGTGCTCAACAATATTAAGATGGGAAAAAATTCCAGGAGGTTCATGGGTGATGGAGACAACAGCATTAATGTTTTCGGCGGTTTTATTTTTGCTTGCTATGGCCGTGGTGAATCATTCTTTGGACGTCATGATGTGGATAGCTCCCCATTCTTGGAGAATTTCCCAGGAGTGCCATTGGGTGGCATATTTTGTTGTGGTGAAATAGTTCGTCCTTGTACCCCTTTGATTGGCCAGCATCAAGGAGCAGGCCCCATTAGTTTCTGTTTGCATACTTATGGCACTGTCTATTTAGTGATGTCATATGCTCCTCCCTCTGTGGAACAATAG
- the LOC130717608 gene encoding F-box/LRR-repeat protein At5g63520-like isoform X3: MGVSLLNEDLLHNILTRLPALSFASATCVSKTWNSVSNRILSRPKLSSALSLNPSPNDAVNEVLHKILSEPIRPHFAIVNLAVGFGASKILWLVTKTLGSDIPVIVSVTNGIMGRDALTGEFKEVKWDADALISAIVDEGIVLTVGYLPGLKVEAIPLQRPAKQTPQEPWIDNFVMDIKEYSASVSSCQFPVGIMLFGEATSDMELLLKKLDYAMPMDTFIVGNERGSVVYRSGNDYRSICDNTKDIEAVALVFAQDKDRSSGSIRFHIAFSNGVSTVGARYKADSVQTNFDVCSTRLMARREGQQELLDGQSILLELKNSLPKLQQMENHIQRPEFLIRVIKHRKFSIGAEKPMPRKSIAYHGVLGVDEEYLYVDGIGIKKGDIFQFYHSDPNAALVSLTVVHDVLNNIKMGKNSRRFMGDGDNSINVFGGFIFACYGRGESFFGRHDVDSSPFLENFPGVPLGGIFCCGEIVRPCTPLIGQHQGAGPISFCLHTYGTVYLVMSYAPPSVEQ, encoded by the exons ATGGGCGTGAGTTTGCTGAACGAGGACCTTCTTCACAACATTCTAACCAGGCTTCCTGCCCTATCGTTCGCTTCAGCAACTTGCGTTAGCAAAACGTGGAACTCTGTCTCCAATCGCATCCTTTCTCGTCCCAAGCTCTCCTCTGCGCTTTCTCTCAACCCTTCACCCAAC GATGCAGTGAATGAGGTTCTTCACAAGATTCTGTCCGAGCCCATCCGACCTCATTTTGCTATTGTCAATCTTGCAGTTGGATTCGGAGCGTCCAAGATTCTGTGGCTT GTTACAAAGACATTGGGTTCCGATATTCCAGTTATTGTCTCCGTGACAAATGGTATTATGGGAAGGGATGCTCTTACGGGTGAATTTAAAGAG GTCAAGTGGGATGCCGATGCGCTTATAAGTGCCATTGTAGATGAGGGCATAGTGTTGACTGTTGGCTACTTGCCAGGATTAAAAGTTGAAGCTATACCATTGCAAAGACCAGCCAAG CAGACACCTCAAGAACCATGGATTGACAATTTTGTGATGGATATCAAGGAATATTCTGCCTCTGTCTCCAGTTGCCAATTCCCTGTTGGGATTATGCTGTTCGGA GAAGCAACCTCTGACATGGAACTGCTTCTGAAGAAATTGG ACTATGCCATGCCGATGGACACATTCATTGTGGGTAATGAGCGAGGCTCCGTTGTATACAGAAGTGGAAATGATTATAGGAGCATCTGTGATAATACAAAGGACATAGAAGCTGTTGCTCTTGTATTTGCTCAAGACAAAGACAGGTCTTCTG GAAGTATTAGATTTCATATTGCATTCTCAAACGGTGTTTCAACTGTGGGTGCTAGATACAAGGCAGATTCAGTTCAAACAAACTTCGATGTATGTTCTACAAGGCTAATGGCTAGGCGGGAAGGGCAGCAGGAACTTCTTGATGGTCAGAGTATTCTACTTGAGCTTAAAAATTCG CTTCCGAAATTGCAGCAGATGGAGAATCACATCCAGAGACCAGAGTTCCTCATTCGGGTAATTAAACATAGGAAGTTCTCCATTGGAGCAGAGAAGCCAATGCCAAGAAAGTCTATTGCATATCATGGAGTTTTAGG AGTTGATGAAGAGTATCTATATGTTGATGGAATTGGCATAAAAAAAGGAGATATCTTTCAGTTCTACCATTCAGATCCTAATGCAGCGTTAGTGTCATTAACGGTGGTCCATGATGTGCTCAACAATATTAAGATGGGAAAAAATTCCAGGAGGTTCATGGGTGATGGAGACAACAGCATTAATGTTTTCGGCGGTTTTATTTTTGCTTGCTATGGCCGTGGTGAATCATTCTTTGGACGTCATGATGTGGATAGCTCCCCATTCTTGGAGAATTTCCCAGGAGTGCCATTGGGTGGCATATTTTGTTGTGGTGAAATAGTTCGTCCTTGTACCCCTTTGATTGGCCAGCATCAAGGAGCAGGCCCCATTAGTTTCTGTTTGCATACTTATGGCACTGTCTATTTAGTGATGTCATATGCTCCTCCCTCTGTGGAACAATAG
- the LOC130717608 gene encoding F-box/LRR-repeat protein At5g63520-like isoform X6, producing MGVSLLNEDLLHNILTRLPALSFASATCVSKTWNSVSNRILSRPKLSSALSLNPSPNDAVNEVLHKILSEPIRPHFAIVNLAVGFGASKILWLVTKTLGSDIPVIVSVTNGIMGRDALTGEFKEVKWDADALISAIVDEGIVLTVGYLPGLKVEAIPLQRPAKEYSASVSSCQFPVGIMLFGEATSDMELLLKKLDYAMPMDTFIVGNERGSVVYRSGNDYRSICDNTKDIEAVALVFAQDKDRSSGSIRFHIAFSNGVSTVGARYKADSVQTNFDVCSTRLMARREGQQELLDGQSILLELKNSLPKLQQMENHIQRPEFLIRVIKHRKFSIGAEKPMPRKSIAYHGVLGVDEEYLYVDGIGIKKGDIFQFYHSDPNAALVSLTVVHDVLNNIKMGKNSRRFMGDGDNSINVFGGFIFACYGRGESFFGRHDVDSSPFLENFPGVPLGGIFCCGEIVRPCTPLIGQHQGAGPISFCLHTYGTVYLVMSYAPPSVEQ from the exons ATGGGCGTGAGTTTGCTGAACGAGGACCTTCTTCACAACATTCTAACCAGGCTTCCTGCCCTATCGTTCGCTTCAGCAACTTGCGTTAGCAAAACGTGGAACTCTGTCTCCAATCGCATCCTTTCTCGTCCCAAGCTCTCCTCTGCGCTTTCTCTCAACCCTTCACCCAAC GATGCAGTGAATGAGGTTCTTCACAAGATTCTGTCCGAGCCCATCCGACCTCATTTTGCTATTGTCAATCTTGCAGTTGGATTCGGAGCGTCCAAGATTCTGTGGCTT GTTACAAAGACATTGGGTTCCGATATTCCAGTTATTGTCTCCGTGACAAATGGTATTATGGGAAGGGATGCTCTTACGGGTGAATTTAAAGAG GTCAAGTGGGATGCCGATGCGCTTATAAGTGCCATTGTAGATGAGGGCATAGTGTTGACTGTTGGCTACTTGCCAGGATTAAAAGTTGAAGCTATACCATTGCAAAGACCAGCCAAG GAATATTCTGCCTCTGTCTCCAGTTGCCAATTCCCTGTTGGGATTATGCTGTTCGGA GAAGCAACCTCTGACATGGAACTGCTTCTGAAGAAATTGG ACTATGCCATGCCGATGGACACATTCATTGTGGGTAATGAGCGAGGCTCCGTTGTATACAGAAGTGGAAATGATTATAGGAGCATCTGTGATAATACAAAGGACATAGAAGCTGTTGCTCTTGTATTTGCTCAAGACAAAGACAGGTCTTCTG GAAGTATTAGATTTCATATTGCATTCTCAAACGGTGTTTCAACTGTGGGTGCTAGATACAAGGCAGATTCAGTTCAAACAAACTTCGATGTATGTTCTACAAGGCTAATGGCTAGGCGGGAAGGGCAGCAGGAACTTCTTGATGGTCAGAGTATTCTACTTGAGCTTAAAAATTCG CTTCCGAAATTGCAGCAGATGGAGAATCACATCCAGAGACCAGAGTTCCTCATTCGGGTAATTAAACATAGGAAGTTCTCCATTGGAGCAGAGAAGCCAATGCCAAGAAAGTCTATTGCATATCATGGAGTTTTAGG AGTTGATGAAGAGTATCTATATGTTGATGGAATTGGCATAAAAAAAGGAGATATCTTTCAGTTCTACCATTCAGATCCTAATGCAGCGTTAGTGTCATTAACGGTGGTCCATGATGTGCTCAACAATATTAAGATGGGAAAAAATTCCAGGAGGTTCATGGGTGATGGAGACAACAGCATTAATGTTTTCGGCGGTTTTATTTTTGCTTGCTATGGCCGTGGTGAATCATTCTTTGGACGTCATGATGTGGATAGCTCCCCATTCTTGGAGAATTTCCCAGGAGTGCCATTGGGTGGCATATTTTGTTGTGGTGAAATAGTTCGTCCTTGTACCCCTTTGATTGGCCAGCATCAAGGAGCAGGCCCCATTAGTTTCTGTTTGCATACTTATGGCACTGTCTATTTAGTGATGTCATATGCTCCTCCCTCTGTGGAACAATAG